Part of the Macrobrachium nipponense isolate FS-2020 chromosome 19, ASM1510439v2, whole genome shotgun sequence genome, ATCAAAATGTAGTTTGAAAATAATTTGTCAGCAATGTCTGCCAAATAACCAAGCAGGCTttgtaggcatatatatatataatatatatatatatatagatatatatatatatagatatatataactataaaaattTCCCATTAATGATAAGAGAATTAACACAGTAAGAATAATTGCTAAGGACTAAAAATTTACTTCAGCATAACAGAAAACTTATGGTACCTTACACATTGATCATAAATTAAAGATGAATGCAAAAAAATCTTAACGAGTGGTTTGTTAAGAATATGGGgatgctttttttctctcttttgcccACTAAAGAATGGATGGAAAGAGAAGAGCGGATAACAATGTAACTAGGAACCAAAAAATCATTGCAAAGACCTTTTGGTACCATTTACAGAGTGTCTTGCCAGGCCCgtacctagagtttttttttttgggggggggtcgtttttcccaatctggaccttttcttctataaatgtcattgcatatataggtatatacaagatgaaatacctgaaaatgttattttagttatattaagaagaaaaattgggtatgcaatctatgcccttctacccaattagatgttattcaaagtactgactttgattaacagaattttacttataatgttgaaagtttgcactgaaattcaggaatatttcttcagttttattgattgattcatttattatgttaacgataacatgcatattactttatctttaatgttatatactttgacttatcaaaaaaacaataattatttattattgtaagtacagttcaatgaaaaggatagtcacagaaaatatgggcTTCTCAGAaatttgggggggttgggggggcggggggtgggcgggggggggggggtggtcattCGACATCCCTCGGTACGGGCCTGCTTGCACACCACACTAAGCAGTACGACGTAGGGTAATAAGATCTTACCTGAGAGAAATCTCAAACAAAAATCCATACTCATATACATTTAAAAGCTGAAGTTGAATGTGACCAAATTGCACATTTAAGAAATTTGCAtacactgtaaataaataaatgggataATTTTCTGCGTAGTCTTCTAGCAAAATGTCCACATCGTGCTTCTCATGTTTCCAGAGGTTTCCTAAAGTTCAAGATACCTATCCCATTAATTGGTTTGGTTATCATTCAAATATACAATGAATCAGTCAATGCACTCAAAATAATTTTCATCTGAATAGTTTTTTCTCTGCCTTTCCATTTTTTAACATACAAACAGAAGCCAGTATAATTGCAATTGTTTTGATATCAAGATATTAACATCATTACAGTCTGATATTGTATAATTTAGTAATAACCAATAACCTTCATAATTAAGGCTTTTGCATTGGTTAATATGTCAAACACATCTAATGCATGATTCTCTGTAGTACAGTGTACGTATATACATCTGCATACCTAAGATTAATACAAAACTGGTAGTCAAGTTTCTTATATACCCacaattccctgaaacggagcagtttctggccgtgaaacgaggctggttattcccgtagacttagttactttacgatttttcatacataattactgtacaacttccccagagaaagttgcgaatatttcagcttggacacaatagaaaatgaaaattatcattaatatccgcaagattttttgaataacttaaatctatCGGGAcggccagtgcacaaaataacgttgaagaagtactgcccggtaatgttgcttcggaatttcgatcctgccaatggacattgcaacggaacgaggtacaacattatggagctaaactcccacgtcatcgaagcagtgatagcaacgggccctcacatcggcaaacatctgttcatcccccggatttctgtacaacttccccggagaaagtcgcgaatatttcagctcggacacagaagatgaaaattatcatcaatatccgcaagattttatgaataacttaaatccatcgggactgccagtgcacaaaataacgttgaagaagtactgcctggtaatgttgcttcggaatttcgatcctgccaatggacattgcaacggaacgaggtacaccgttatggagctaaactcccacgtcatcaaagccGTGATGGCAACGGGCCCtaacaccggcaaacgtctgttcatcccccggattcctctgatgccttcggacaaccagtttccgttccatcaacctggccttctcattctaGTGGCCTGTTCTTCAAATTCCTGATGACCCTgcctaatattttaatatatccaGTTCAAATAATATGTACTTATGAAAATCACTATGagaaaaaatgcaagaaatattCAATAGGCAAgaatatatatcaaattcaatGCTAGAAAAAACACAAGACATACTCAACGTGCAAGAACATACAATAATCAAGCTCagcgctagaaaaaaaaaagtgcaaatactCAATATGCAAGACCATAAATAGAACAATGCTAAAAAATGCGCGAAATACTCAGTAGGCAAGAACATAAATCAAActcaatggaagaaaaaaaagaacaagaaatacTAAATAGACAAGAACATAAATCAATCTCACCTGTTTCTCATACATTTTAGCCAAGAATTCAACATGGTAATACTTGAGGAAAACCTTGGTTTTACCCAAAGCCCAGCCATCCATCTtcagtctgaggaggaggagacgacagTTCTCCCTAGAGGCAGTCACTCGCTCATCAAAGTTGAATGCCAAGAAACAATATCTGAAttggaaaataaaagtttttctgAGTACAAGAACTCTTACAAGTTTACctcttttcaaaataaatttcttgataACAGAAGTTGAATAtaaaaattaggccaaaggccaagcactggggcctatgaggtcattcagcgctgaaatggaaattgacaggaaaaggtttgaaaggtgtaacaggaggaaaacctcgcagctgcactatgaatcaagtgtcaggagagggtggaaagtaagatgaagaaagagaaatgaaagaaggtatagtaaaaggaatgaaagtggttgcagctaggggccgaaggcccgctgcaaagaaccttaagtaatgcctacagtgcacagcgtgagacccactgatggcactacccccctatggGGTTGATAACAGAAGGGACTATCCAAATTACAGTAAAAGTACATTAAAATATTGCAATTACTTATTCTGAAAACCATTTCTCTtacattttaaagttttatatgaagTGATTAAAATTCATCTTgacataaaataatgttaatttatgTCCAACTAGTAGTTTTGAAAGTTATGTAAACTTGTTTGTAAACTTCAAAAGTGAGCATTCTTAAAGCTTTAAAAAATTCTCATCCCATTACACTGTTCTCATTTCATAAAATAAGAAATTTGGTATTCTTGACAGTATATGAAGCCAAACAACTGATCAGCATTTTGAAATTTGGATGTTATTGGTAATCAATTTGAGATTTGAATTTtctccaccacttcaaatgaaataaagtaaaagtcATACAATGAAGAAAAACTTCACTCAAATTAGTACCTGCGCAAGAAATCAGCGAAGAGGATTCGGTGAGAGAAACCATGCTGTCGAATCCTTACTGTTTCCATCACTCCAGCATACCTTAGTTGTCGTTGAACCTAAAAGAAAAGAACAGTTTCACTTTAATAATAGAAAacgtaatgaaaatataaattcttaagGCCAAACATCTAAATATGCCTATACATTATATGGAATATTCTTCCAGTCCATCATTATCAATAACAATACTCTATAATAGTACTTTATTGACCATTTCCTCGGTGCTTTTAACAAAATCTTTCtgttggaaataattattttttatacaaaattccttTGTGATCTCTACCTGTAAACAAACTCAATAACTACAAACAAATAATTCCAGTCCAGGAGGTAAAGTATAAAGAATGCCAATTCACCTTCTTCATATCAAAGTTATCTGCCTGCTTTTCGTCATTGGGCTTGATGCACCTAATAAAGTGTGGCGTACCATTAACCATTTTCTGAAGGAGATCCATGAGGGAGTACCTGAAGTAGGTGGCTACCGTCTGCTGAGCCTTTGTTTGGGAGGCCAATCCACGACTATCATACTGAGTCTGAGGAAATAAAATTCAGGGAAACATGAATAAAATGTTTAAGCATCAGTAACAATTTACTACAGTGTACTCTTCATCGAAGATTTAAAAAGTAGAACTAAAAAAAAGATTGCAACATCAGGAAGAATTTCTTGAAATCAAATCAACGACTATAATTTATTTCACCATCTGTGTCCTGACCTTGGTGCTACCTCCGAGTTTTGAGGAGGCTTGCTTGCTAAGAGTGCTGCGTGGAGAGGATCTGGGAGTTGCATAGTACAGATTACCAGTCTTTGTTAGAGGGCACTGGAAAAGGAACCTGAAGAGGAAACGGGTTTGTAAAAATACTTGGTTGACTCAATAGCAGTAATAAAAACTACACTCCATCAAGTGACAGAGGTATACTGTAAATTCTATTAGTTTTCATGGTTATAAAGACTAGAAAGACTGAGTTTTTATAACAGAGAactagtttataaaaaaaacacaaatcacatataatacattatacatactgtacatactaacaggtatgtatgcatatgcatatatatatatatatatatatatatatatatatatatatatatatatatatatatatacagacagtatATAAACATCCAGTTTcagcagtcttttttttatttttaacagaaagaaGAATGGTAGTTTTACAATTCATGTGCCATCTAAGCCCATCAATTGCCCTACAGGTAACTTATCATTTGTTTATGGTAAAATAAGTTAATCATACATTAAATAGTTAGTGCAAAGAATTCACAGGACTATAGAAAAATATAGAAgttgcataaatcctagaaaaGTAATATAGTAGAGCACACCATAAGTAATATCATTAACAAAAGCAAAGGAGAGTAATTAGcagaacaaatgaataaatgtgtAATTTGACTTAGCCTACAAACCAGAAGCAAATAACAGCCAAGCAGAAAATAAAATACCTGCTTAGATGTTCAAATCACATTTTATCTCTATGAATGAAAGAAGCAACAAAGACTGGGGAAAGAGTGATGAATTAggtaatgaataatgaaatgatgCTTGGAACAACTTTGGAAAAGAGCTGGGGAATTATTGATGACAAGAGTTTTTACATTCTTCTCCTATCTACTATACAAAAGACTGTTGAGTCCACATATTCTCCAGGACACGAATCTGATCAAATGTCTATGACTGACTGGGCTGTGATAAACAGAATGATGCTGGATTTTGAGTATTTTCTAGATATCTTGCAGATAACAGGAATTCCATAATTCCTAATTTAAATTAACCTGTACTTTTACACTTAAAATTCAATTCAGGAGGTTTATTTAAAAATGTGTGAATTTAATTTAGAATGGTAGCCAAACAAAAGATAAGGATAAATATGTAGCTGACGAATAGGCAAGTCCATTAAAGAAGATTAAATTAAATCTAAACTtgaaatgaagatgaagaaaatCTCAGTTCTAAGTATAGTACAAATAAAAGCATCAACTCCAAACTGGAACTAACTGCTCACAAATCACAGGGAACGAATTAAGACAACTTTACAGAAATATCACGATGTTGAATACTAAACAGTACATACCTTAGACTAACAAACATCTATCCACgggtaagaaatgaaaaaaaacacctATTGCAACAACAGTGTATTAGTGAATTACACTGCAGGATAAACAGTAAGATTTAAGCACagtcttgaaaaaataaaacctacactgggCAGTTATTCTATAAAGCAATAAAATTCTATTAAAACTGGAGATCAagacattcataaaaaaatcaaaacatcagAAAGAAAGCTGTAAGCATAGAGTAAGATTACTAATTGGTGGCATTATTCTATTCTATTAAGCAATAGTAAATATCTATAAAACTGAAGATCAACagatcttttaaataaaaatgaaacttaagaaaaaaattgaatgcaCATAGTATGATACTAAATGGTTGGCCATATCAAAAACACTCACCGAATGACGTCATGAGAACTTTGTCTGAAGAGCTGAATTACTTCCGTGGGAAGgaagtttttattcttttccaaGAATTTTGAAGCATCATAATTAACTTTCCCAGCAAAGTGTCTGATTCCAAAGTCAAGTCCTTGGGCCTTTGGTTTCAAGTAAAACTGAGACTTGACATTATTATGGAacttatctgtaaaaaaaatattaaaatctattttaaaaaatccttggaatatattttattttggaaaatctgAATTAGTCATATCTTTCATGTTTCTTTGGAATTTATATGTTTAAAGCTtgaaatttctttattattttgaggTCAACAATTTTGCTAAGAAATTCTAGTGTCTGTATTTTTCAACATACGTATTCCATGTGCACAGTATCCTACACTATTAAGTATGGTTACCAGGTTAGTGTTTCGGAAGAAAAATGGTTTACCTTTTTTTAGACTGGATAGATTTACAATATTTgggagaatgtaaagaaagataaTGAAGATCTAAAGTGCATTTTAGGCTTGTGTCTCATGTTGATCAATAGACTGTATTTTGACTTCTGatatataatcattttattatatgtaatgggtttgttagttatgaaggGAGATAGATAAATACATAGTACAAGATGTAACAAATAAGGTTCCTCTATTTTGATATACTACTAGTTATGCGTCCTATAAATGGATACTGTACCACAAATATCTGCAGGCACTAAGGAAATAGTAACATTGTATTGCTttagaaattttgaaataataataataataataataataataataataataataataataataataataataataataataataataataataataataataataataatacaatatgtaTGAATGTTGCTCAAAAGGGAACAAACTGACATCAATTCATTACAGTGGTCACTGCTACGTCTAGATCACTGTGCTTTTAGATTTTAACAAGAAAAAGGTTCAAGTAAACATTAGCAAGAGGAACAATAAAAAGCAGcaaaatatacaaaagcaatCACATACCAACAAGAGACTGATCAGTTGCTTTTGGGAACCGACTCTCCTCATCTAAGAGCGCCAGAAGACCCATAGGTTTGGCCAAGAACATGTCTAGCACAGGACGGTTGTCTGCAAACTCAACGATATCAACCTGTTGGAGGACATTTTCACACTGTAGCTGCTGTTGCTGATTAAGGTCAGTGTCGAGTGCCGTTAATGTAAtattttgttaagagaataaAACTAATGGACCACAATTTTTTCCACAATTTCCAATAAAcactacaaaaaatattattacactgTTATTGTCTTTCAATTAGACTTATAGTGAAATTAAACATTATGTTtacagaaaaaatcataaaagtgAAATCTTATGAAAAGATTAAccaaatctcaaaaaaaaaagaaaaaaagaaatgcgtATAGTCTACAACAGTTTGCTTCTTTCAATGTCCTAAGAACGacgtaaaaactaaaaaattcagACATACTGCAACTTCCCATATATATTAGTTTCTCACCTCAATTCCCTCCGACATATATTCCTGTTGCTCCCACGTGAAAATATGCTGGTTGAAGAAGTACTGGATCTGTTCATTGGCAATGTTGATGCACAGCTGCTCAAATGAATTATTCTCGAAATTTTCAAAGCCAAAGATGTCCAGGAGACCAACGGCTAAATGGTCACCacttgaaagaaatgaaaaggaaatgaattacGAATCCAACTACATTTGATTTTCAAGAGATATTACGAATCcaactatattttattttcaagagtTATTttgtacatgagcaaatatatagattaagaatttcatatttttcttgattCACCTTGAAAGCAACTGGTAACAAAGACACAGTGTGCTGAGTCGATGTTTAATTCAATAATAAAAGGGCTACCATTATACGTAGTACCATTGGTCGGAACTAGGTATTGtttaaagagaaataattttaatgtGTCTTATTTTATCGGCACTACCATTAAATAATATAGGCaatgaagaattaattaaataattggaATGTTATCGTCTTCTGAATTTAATATAAGAAAAAGGAGATATTTCTtcagaagtaaacaaaaactatAGTGCAAATAAGAAGCCTTACTAAACCATCCTGCAGAAGGAGAGAAGTCTGTTAATGTTATTGACAATCCAGTCAAAAAGTCTGCCATACATGGCCTTTGCCATTGCATCTCTTGTGGAGTTGGCCTCTTCAACGGTGTTATTCCTTGTGATGATTTCACCTTTCGTTACAACACTGTTTGACGTCAGTGCTTCTGTGAGATCTGAAGGGTCGATTCCCAAGAGTTCGGAAACTAAGGAGAGGGATTAAAGCAATTGCTATTTATTACATGTCTTAGACAAATttgtaattttggaaatgaatcaccAATAAACAATCAAAGACAGAAATTGATCACCAAGTTACAGTTtacatttaataaattattttcaaaataattaagcATGCATCTACAAATtactctttaaataaaaaaaatgttaacataaaaaaataacagtaggAAATCTAGACACTGAAAACTGTCAGGATTACTGACTTTAAAAACTAAATATCTCACTATATGGTGCAactaataaaacattgaaacatCCTCACCAATTTTGATTTGTTCTACATTTTTGACAGCAGCTTGTTCCATGTTATCTTTATCAATAGTCTGGTAAAAATCAACATCTCCCAAGTTTATCACAGCAGCAAGGATCCTATATACAGAATCTAGTTCATCATCTTTGAAACCTATTGACTTCAGCCCTTCCACGACCTTCTGGAACTGCTGGACATTGTACTGGAACAAAGCAAAATACACTAATACCTTACACGTCACTAAAATTAAACtatatttaaatttcataagGATTTCACCTCTTTACTCACTCCGTTGGCTTCACTGTCATTCACTGCCTTTCAAACCAGACTCCTAAGGTTTGTCACAAAATTCTTAATATCACTGTTCTTCTTTTGAGGCAAGGCCACTACCAGTTAGCCAATTTCCCTACTGACTTCTCAAGCCTCATTATAACCACAGGGCTCAAAGACTCCTGAGCAACCTCCATATTTGTTTATCACGGTAACTACTGGAGGCATCTTATGCTTCTTTCTATCAAAACCCTTCTATGAACATTAGGTTTTAATGAACATTATTCTAATATACTGTACTGGATTCTATAATGAACAAGGATTTGTGAAAAGTAATTCCTGGTCATTTTACAACTGTGGAAGAATGCCTAAATTTTACAGCTGAATACTAATTATACAAGACTAAGAAGGCagtaaggaaaattgaaaattttacgGCACACTGGAAAGTCATAGAATTTCATGCTTAGTTTGCATATCTAAATCAGAAGAACTAATCTTTTTATAAATCGTGATAGCTATGTCAAGAGAATGTATACACTCATGGCAGTCTCCAGcctgtaaaaaaaaacagagctgACAATTAAGTTCATGTCAATTCCTTGTAGACACGAGTATTACTAAATATTGAAACACATCTTAATAGGAGTGATTCAAACAACACTGGGTCATATCGAAGTCCATGGCCATCATAAGTGGAAGTAAATCAACTAAGAATAATTAGAATCAGTTAAAATAATTTCTTCTCTCACCTCACTTCCAGTCTTGCTCCAGTTAGTGCCTGACAGATAGCGATGCTTGTCACGCTTGTTTTTGTCAAGGCAATACTGCATCAGTTTATTTTCATCTTCAAGGCCATCGTGCAAGTAATAAAAGATGTGGAAACTCTGCTCACCtctgaaaataaagataattattaaAATGACCATTAGTTCATTGAACCAATCTGTCATTCGCAGTAAAGAACTGATACTAACTGGTAGGGATCTTTGTATTTGATAACCACAAGAATTGTGCATGACATGAAATAAAACTTTTAGCAAAGtagaaaacaaatttaatttgttAGCTAAAACACTACTATACATAGTGAACAACATAAGAGACAATTAatgatttctattttttaaattaaattgaataacaTAGCAACAGAACACTACAAGAACAAATTGAACAACATAATGGTACTTGTATTTCTAATCTATTATAACGGCATGGAACACGACAAGCCTCTAGAAATTAATTAACTCACTGTTGGTGGTGAACAACTCTCGATTGTTCAAGGAGATAAACAGAAATCTTGGCACCAGTGATCTTGCCCTGACGAGTGTATGTCAGTTCCAAGTATTTTCCAAACCTGGACGAATTGTCGTTAATTCCAGTTTTGGCATTTCCAAATGCCTCCATAATTGGATTGACTTGTAAGATCTTGTCTTCGAGATTTCTGTTGGGtgcctaagaaaaaaattattatttttcaccaCTGAATGAATACATGAAGAAACAGCATTATGAATTATGTATTCTGTTATGAATACTAAGAGAAACTGcactgacatttaaaaataatatacaacaaaacaGAATTTCAAAGCCTATATCAATGACAAATATCTTTTCATAACATACTGAATACTCCTCTTTACATTCAACATTACACAACTAATGTACTGAACATGATACTTTTTTACCAACACTATCATAATATAACTGTATATAAAAACTACTAAAAATTCGATACGTTGAAAGCCACGATAACAGAGGTATTAAAAATGATTGACACCTTCATCTGGTCAAAAACCCAGACTGTAAAAATGCAAACACATACTTCATAACAACTTCCTCCTCATATCAGTACAAGGAGTAACAGTTGGGGAAGAAAACTAAGAAAATCTGTCAAGCTTCTCTGCAAGAAGCATAAGCAAGAAGCCCTCTTTAGCACTATTCTTGAGTGCAAAAAAGTCGATAAAGCAGTTTACATCTCTGGACGCAGCTTTGCAGGCGAGGCAGGATATCAGGCGTTTTGTTCTGAATTGTGCCTCCGATCATGAATAACTTACTTGGTCTATAATCCTTGGATTTACCTTGCCTAATGTGACGAGGTGCTTCAGGAGGAAATTGGCACTCTCTGTCTTGCCAGCACCTGACTCTCCAGAGATAACGATACATTGTGGCATCTTATGGTGGAGCATATTGTGGTAAGAGTTGTCTGCCATGGCAAATATATGGGGAGGGTTCTCACTTTTCACCATGCCACGGTACAGGTGAGATTCCTAAGTGAAAAATGGAGATTAAATTACTTGGTGTTATGTCTGTGATATTACGTGCCTttcaaatgtcatttttaattttaaaaaattctattGCAATATCTCTTATTCTTGAGCTTCATAACCATACACAATTTTCATACACGCTGAGGGCTCGCTTTTAGTGTTAAAACACATAACATAATCATCATATTAAACCTTAGTTCTAAAAGACAGCTGCAGGTTATAGAACTTTATAAAAGTTGATTGCATAATGATAAAATCTGTACTGGCAACATTACATCTTATTACCATAATAACACAATAGTATAGTATCTAAAATAAATCTCGGGAAGCAAAAGAAAGTCTTCCAGATTACCTTATCCCCATAGACACCCAATTCCTTAAATGGATTGACAGCGATCAGAATATCACCCATGTATGTGTAGATCTGACCAGTCTTGTATCTTCGGAAGAGGTGATCGACAATGACCTCCTggaacacaaaaaataaacagtgGTGTTTAAAAATCAATATGCTGTAATAaccattaaaaaaggaaaatattggttgcttttatatataattcttttaaacaCATGTCACCGCTATCAATCAATTCAAATTTTACTTTCGTTTCCAAAGAAGAATCTCTTGCATGAAAGgataaaatgttaatttatgAACGTACCTCACTTAgctataaaaattccatatttgcTCTGCTGCATAAAatttatgcatttaattttgttgaacattaagaaatattttttaattcaacCTCTCGACTAACAGAAAAACCGggaactataagaaaaaaaaataaataaaaacatacaactgACCTCAGAAAGCTTTTCTAGACAAGCAAGGTCATCCATCCATAATGGGGTTCTCTTTGTCTTACGATCTGCCTTGAGGGCACCGCCTTTAATTGTAGCTTCTGGATCTTTATGGATGAGCTGGTTGTGTTTACGAAGATCATTCTGAAGTAGCACCAGACCTCTGCGAATCTGTGGAGAGGGATTTACTAGGAACAATCGAGATGGGTGTGCTAGGGCAGAAAGATTTTTGTGCCTCTGTTATgctaagtggattttttttttagtttctgatTAGTTATACTCTAGGACTATATTGCTGAGTCATGGCACTTGTGACAAGTAGTTTCTTTAATAGCGAATTTAATAAAGAGCCAGAAGGGTTTATTCGGTAAGTGTAGTCATATGTCATTACATAATGGGACAAAAAGTATGCACAAACTTATtgatcatgcaaaaaaaaaatttttttgcagaAAAGATCCTCAGCAATTTTAAGATTACTTATTAACATATTCAATTTACCATATTTCAAATGTCCACTGGAAAAATGGGATCATGTATGAAAACTCTAGAGGGTGGCAGTATTTAAAGAAACTTCAACACCCAAGGTTCCATGTACACTTTACCTTCAAGAAATAGAACACCTAATTTGTGAAACAGGCTCTTTTATATGAATTCTTACTTGACACTCAGTGATAATTCTTATGCTAGAAACTGTACAAAAGGCTTCAGAGTTGAAGCGGATGTTCGCATAAGGCTTGCTATGGACTTATTTAAATATCTTAAAGAAATTTATTGAGAcctaacagaaaataaataaacggagaaatatttgttctttttagttcactctcgatgtaATCATCTTTGTTAACAATTTTGTGAATTTATTTATGCTTTGTAAATACTTTAGCACATAGTAATATCTCAAATTAGATATTTTGAAACACATCGAGGAGCAACCATCAGTACCTCCTCGGGGTTGTGGGGAACATTCTTGATAAAAGGGTGATGCAGGAGCTCTTTGGCTATCGGCCTCTGCTCGAAATCCTTCACCAGACACTCGGATATAAAGTCGTTGAACTGCAGAGACCACTCCACGGGTCGATCTAGCTGTGGCGGAGGATTTCTTGGGATCTGGAACATAGGAAGACAGTTAAACTGCATACAAAAGATGTATTTAACAACTAGAAACATACAACATACAATTGGGGAAATGAGCAACACTAGGACGATCATAATCAGAACTAAAAACAAGGGAGGGAAACAAAAATGTCATTAGAAAATACAAAATCATCGAATTCTATGTAAAAATGATCTTGGACCTGTTAAGTGGATAATCAATGAAAATTGATTATCTAGattatttaattattgctttttgATTATGTTTACCTTTTTATTGAAATTAAGTAAGTTTTCAAGAAATAGGTAGCCTGATATATATGAACAATTTGTCATATATGCTCaactt contains:
- the LOC135215188 gene encoding myosin-IIIb-like isoform X3, with the protein product MRTPINPKRKGYLPAPKKMAYMGMSQHIDFDNLPDPNTRFELLEVIGEGTYGEVFAAKDHDTGQSVAIKIMENIGENLEEIEEEYLILKDLSLHPNLPAFHGIFLKKGPKMEEDQAWIVMELCPRGSVTDLVQALIRRGQRLTEEQIGYILKETIDAMVYLHENHCMHRDIKGHNILLTNHGAIKLVDFGVSSHLSSTWGRRNTSVGTPYWMAPEVIACEQQLDYSYDVRCDVWSLGITALELADGEPPLSEIHPMRALFQIPRNPPPQLDRPVEWSLQFNDFISECLVKDFEQRPIAKELLHHPFIKNVPHNPEEIRRGLVLLQNDLRKHNQLIHKDPEATIKGGALKADRKTKRTPLWMDDLACLEKLSEEVIVDHLFRRYKTGQIYTYMGDILIAVNPFKELGVYGDKESHLYRGMVKSENPPHIFAMADNSYHNMLHHKMPQCIVISGESGAGKTESANFLLKHLVTLGKAPNRNLEDKILQVNPIMEAFGNAKTGINDNSSRFGKYLELTYTRQGKITGAKISVYLLEQSRVVHHQQGEQSFHIFYYLHDGLEDENKLMQYCLDKNKRDKHRYLSGTNWSKTGSEYNVQQFQKVVEGLKSIGFKDDELDSVYRILAAVINLGDVDFYQTIDKDNMEQAAVKNVEQIKIVSELLGIDPSDLTEALTSNSVVTKGEIITRNNTVEEANSTRDAMAKAMYGRLFDWIVNNINRLLSFCRMVYGDHLAVGLLDIFGFENFENNSFEQLCINIANEQIQYFFNQHIFTWEQQEYMSEGIEVDIVEFADNRPVLDMFLAKPMGLLALLDEESRFPKATDQSLVDKFHNNVKSQFYLKPKAQGLDFGIRHFAGKVNYDASKFLEKNKNFLPTEVIQLFRQSSHDVIRFLFQCPLTKTGNLYYATPRSSPRSTLSKQASSKLGGSTKTQYDSRGLASQTKAQQTVATYFRYSLMDLLQKMVNGTPHFIRCIKPNDEKQADNFDMKKVQRQLRYAGVMETVRIRQHGFSHRILFADFLRRYCFLAFNFDERVTASRENCRLLLLRLKMDGWALGKTKVFLKYYHVEFLAKMYEKQIRRIIQVQACVRRWLAKIRYQKEKWALARSVITLQRYARGWIIRKKYQESLTNQKNAAPKKGPAPPPPSERKLVHKDSAQWMKAKMMGALGAQSSVDQDDKEEKPKKEAPKKKTSKTGAPKKTVKKHEDLSEEEAAIIIQSYVRGHNARREWGPVLEERLSKLVEKHIDNAEEASKALQAEGLTPDEAAMIIQKFWGKHKKKKAVQPAPKSEKPKPMGKYTNSKRMTSLIMFSQSIHMSNQEVHKYLRRQKAGIRMEELKSASKDYKRPKGFDQIPQVIHEQRKRGAPQPVITAPTVSAYTYFYKMHYPFTKLLHFSKMISLQKLCLISEPGSRPVIKITSTDEKVSEYYDFLQEEMRSPTPDFNPDTPWDAPLASKMHHSSRQRSQGNQPADVNLRQEKLSKVKDGLKTQNMVNMEQSDSNIKQWKGAVVGSTGVLPPELNRGRVQSTTNMQAASDLRQMLRSTDRRQAPQPHAEGRKTPVDNAQDDPGPFNFRQMLRKTNYAPTDTIRKRQLKRDGVNGYGAEYQM